Proteins from a genomic interval of Sphingobacterium sp. SYP-B4668:
- a CDS encoding DUF1398 domain-containing protein, which yields MFTVEQIEQAHQKVKSGADFPRYIQEIKQLGVFAFETWVQDSHTQYFGENDFQTKSEPQYDDLTIAEVSDKNKFSYWLKLHQRGKTDYITFCKHCAETGIEKWYVSLDKMTCTYYDKVGNEIMTEAIPQ from the coding sequence ATGTTTACTGTAGAACAAATTGAGCAGGCTCACCAAAAAGTGAAATCAGGAGCTGATTTCCCTAGATATATCCAAGAAATCAAGCAACTAGGTGTATTCGCTTTTGAAACATGGGTCCAAGATAGTCATACGCAATACTTTGGTGAAAATGACTTTCAAACCAAATCTGAACCGCAATACGACGATCTAACAATCGCCGAAGTTAGTGATAAAAATAAATTCAGCTATTGGCTAAAATTACATCAAAGGGGAAAAACAGACTATATAACATTTTGTAAGCATTGCGCAGAAACTGGGATTGAAAAATGGTATGTGTCCTTGGACAAGATGACGTGCACCTATTACGACAAAGTAGGAAATGAAATCATGACAGAAGCAATACCTCAATAG